The following are from one region of the Salicibibacter kimchii genome:
- the gyrB gene encoding DNA topoisomerase (ATP-hydrolyzing) subunit B has product MEQHSYDESQIQVLKGLEAVRKRPGMYIGSTNARGLHHLVWEIVDNSIDEAMAGFCDEIHIEIEKDNSITVTDNGRGIPVGMHEKEGRPTLEVIMTVLHAGGKFGGGGYKVSGGLHGVGSSVVNALSEHMEVEIHRDGNVYYQDYRQGIPQQELSVTGDTDKTGTRIRFTPDQTIFTETREYEAETLMTRLRELAFLNKGLRIFFTDKREEEQQTNEYYYEGGIRSFVEYLNQSKEPIHEPPIHIESEQSGIQVEIAVQYNNSFTSNLYSFANNINTHEGGTHESGFKTGLTRVINHYARQHQLFKDNDPNLVGEDVREGLTAIISVKIQDPQFEGQTKTKLGNSSVRTATDQQFSDHFARFLAENPDTARKVVEKGITASRAREAAKKAREFTRRKSALEVGSLPGKLADCSTRDATISEMYIVEGDSAGGSAKAGRDSYFQAILPLRGKILNVEKARLDRILNNNEIRSIITALGTGIADEFNIEKARYHKIIIMTDADVDGAHIRTLILTFFYRFMRPLIEKGYVYIAQPPLYQVKQNKKVRYIQEEADLQPLLDEWPDTPVPEIQRYKGLGEMNADQLWETTMNPEGRRLLQVTLEDAMMADSVFDTLMGDRVEPRREFIEDNAEYVQNLDV; this is encoded by the coding sequence ATGGAACAACATTCGTATGATGAAAGTCAAATACAGGTACTCAAGGGCTTGGAAGCAGTTCGGAAGCGCCCGGGAATGTATATCGGTTCCACAAACGCACGGGGACTCCATCATCTCGTTTGGGAAATCGTAGATAACAGCATTGATGAAGCGATGGCAGGATTCTGTGATGAGATTCATATCGAGATTGAAAAAGACAACAGTATCACGGTAACCGATAACGGTCGCGGCATTCCCGTCGGTATGCACGAAAAAGAAGGAAGACCGACGTTGGAAGTCATCATGACGGTTCTTCATGCCGGAGGAAAATTTGGCGGCGGCGGATATAAAGTCTCCGGTGGCCTGCATGGCGTGGGTTCCTCCGTCGTTAATGCGCTTTCCGAACATATGGAAGTTGAAATCCATCGTGATGGAAACGTTTACTATCAAGATTATAGGCAAGGGATACCGCAGCAAGAACTTTCGGTTACGGGAGACACGGACAAAACAGGTACACGGATACGTTTCACCCCCGATCAAACGATTTTTACAGAAACGAGAGAATATGAAGCTGAAACGTTAATGACTCGTTTAAGAGAGCTGGCATTTTTGAATAAAGGGCTGCGCATCTTCTTTACAGACAAGCGCGAAGAAGAGCAGCAAACGAATGAATACTACTATGAAGGTGGTATTCGCTCCTTTGTTGAATATTTAAATCAATCAAAGGAACCAATCCATGAACCGCCAATTCATATCGAAAGTGAACAATCAGGCATTCAAGTAGAAATTGCAGTTCAATATAATAATAGTTTTACGAGCAATCTCTATTCATTTGCCAATAATATTAATACGCATGAAGGCGGGACGCATGAGTCGGGATTTAAAACCGGATTAACACGCGTGATTAATCATTATGCCCGCCAGCATCAATTGTTTAAAGACAATGATCCGAACCTTGTCGGGGAAGATGTGCGAGAAGGTTTAACCGCGATCATCTCGGTAAAAATCCAGGATCCGCAGTTTGAAGGACAAACGAAAACCAAACTTGGAAACAGCAGTGTCAGAACGGCCACCGATCAACAATTCAGCGATCATTTTGCCCGTTTTCTTGCTGAGAACCCGGATACTGCCCGAAAAGTGGTGGAAAAAGGAATTACCGCATCGAGAGCGCGAGAAGCGGCAAAGAAAGCCCGTGAATTCACCCGCCGTAAAAGCGCCCTCGAAGTCGGCTCTTTGCCCGGCAAATTGGCGGATTGTTCAACGCGAGACGCAACGATCAGTGAGATGTATATCGTGGAGGGAGATTCAGCCGGAGGTTCAGCGAAAGCAGGTCGTGACAGCTATTTTCAGGCTATTCTTCCTTTGCGAGGAAAAATATTAAACGTCGAAAAAGCACGGCTTGACAGAATCCTTAACAATAATGAAATTCGATCCATTATTACTGCGCTTGGGACGGGGATCGCCGACGAATTTAATATCGAGAAAGCGCGTTACCATAAAATCATTATCATGACAGATGCCGACGTGGACGGGGCGCATATCCGAACGCTTATTTTGACGTTTTTCTATCGTTTTATGCGCCCGTTGATTGAAAAGGGGTATGTATATATTGCCCAGCCGCCGCTATACCAGGTAAAACAAAACAAGAAAGTTCGCTATATCCAAGAAGAAGCAGATTTACAGCCGCTTTTGGATGAATGGCCGGATACGCCCGTGCCGGAGATTCAACGGTATAAAGGTTTGGGCGAGATGAACGCCGATCAATTATGGGAAACAACCATGAACCCGGAAGGACGTAGGCTTCTGCAGGTTACTTTAGAAGACGCAATGATGGCTGACAGTGTTTTCGATACGCTAATGGGGGATAGAGTTGAACCGCGCAGGGAATTTATCGAGGACAATGCGGAATACGTGCAGAATCTCGATGTTTAA
- a CDS encoding YaaC family protein: MHTFSDFQPYTVTETLTKKLNDRYQTLFDQEKLAKKYAYANTLPFIHRWQQGRSLLEESCRMPFHSRPLLLFYGFSHLIKALILLYDPTYPSTTSVLAHGVSTRKRKRKDYRFIDDEVKIQKHGLFPHLLQHMCQEEAVHQDRFQMATLFLQIPLLQDSVRADARFKTKRKEATLPGLLIHYLLLYNLSMINRYETEWWGELISQRSSADLPLLETYVEQCPAICEAMIVEKALGALMGR; the protein is encoded by the coding sequence TTGCATACATTTTCTGATTTTCAGCCATATACCGTAACAGAAACGTTAACCAAAAAGCTGAATGATCGTTATCAAACCCTCTTCGACCAGGAAAAACTCGCGAAAAAATACGCGTATGCAAACACATTGCCGTTTATCCATCGCTGGCAACAAGGGCGTTCATTGTTGGAAGAATCCTGCCGCATGCCCTTTCATTCCCGGCCGTTGCTTTTATTTTATGGCTTTAGCCATTTGATAAAAGCGCTGATTTTACTCTATGATCCCACCTATCCTTCCACCACAAGTGTACTCGCCCACGGCGTATCTACCCGAAAAAGAAAACGGAAAGATTATCGTTTTATCGATGACGAGGTTAAAATTCAGAAGCACGGGTTATTTCCTCATCTGCTGCAGCACATGTGCCAGGAGGAGGCGGTCCATCAGGATCGGTTTCAAATGGCAACGCTTTTTTTACAAATTCCTTTGCTGCAAGATTCGGTCCGTGCCGATGCCCGCTTCAAAACGAAAAGAAAAGAAGCAACGTTGCCGGGCTTATTGATTCACTATTTACTGTTATATAATCTCAGCATGATTAACCGTTATGAAACGGAGTGGTGGGGAGAGCTAATTTCCCAACGTTCATCGGCCGATCTTCCGTTGCTTGAAACGTACGTCGAACAATGCCCCGCGATTTGTGAAGCGATGATCGTGGAAAAGGCACTTGGTGCACTTATGGGGAGATGA
- the remB gene encoding extracellular matrix regulator RemB, with product MFVHIGGYTVIRSKDIVAILNYDVQEASTITQQYLASLNENEIVKIVEDNDATKSLVVTSEKLYHSPISSTTLKRRSQSMFVDGNDEGR from the coding sequence TTGTTTGTCCACATTGGTGGATACACAGTCATCCGCTCCAAAGATATCGTCGCCATTTTAAACTATGACGTCCAGGAAGCGTCGACGATTACCCAGCAATATCTTGCGTCTTTGAATGAGAATGAGATCGTAAAAATAGTGGAGGATAACGACGCGACGAAATCACTCGTCGTCACCTCCGAGAAATTATATCATTCACCCATATCCTCCACGACCTTGAAACGACGTTCCCAAAGTATGTTTGTAGACGGGAACGATGAAGGACGATAA
- the guaB gene encoding IMP dehydrogenase has translation MREDKFGKQGLTFDDVLLLPDRSEIHPRDVDIHSKLTAKLPLNMPILSASMDTVTEAEMAIAMAREGGLGVIHKNMSVEEQAEMVDMVKRSESGVITNPFFLTPDRQVYDAEHLMGKFRISGVPIVDEEQKLVGILTNRDLRFIDDYAIQIDDVMTKTNLVTAPVGTTLAEAEKILQQYKIEKLPLVDNDMELKGLITIKDIEKAIEYPRSAKDEQGRLLVAAAVGVAHDTQVRMKALVEAGVDAIVIDTAHGHSRGVLDQVAQIREAYPEVTLIVGNVATGAGTRDLIQAGADVVKVGIGPGSICTTRVVTGIGVPQITAVYECAAEAQKHGVPIIADGGIKYSGDIVKALAAGANAVMLGSMLAGVSESPGETEIYQGRQFKVYRGMGSMSAMEKGSKDRYFQEDNQKFVPEGIEGRTPYKGPLADTLYQLTGGIRSGMGYCGAANLEQLRNDGQFVQITNASLKENHPHDVQITKEAPNYSI, from the coding sequence ATGAGAGAGGATAAGTTTGGAAAACAAGGGTTAACCTTTGATGACGTATTGTTGCTTCCGGATCGCTCAGAAATACACCCCCGGGACGTAGACATTCACTCCAAATTGACGGCGAAACTCCCGCTTAATATGCCAATCTTAAGTGCCAGCATGGATACGGTAACGGAAGCGGAAATGGCGATTGCAATGGCTCGTGAAGGTGGCCTCGGTGTCATTCACAAAAATATGTCTGTGGAAGAGCAGGCAGAAATGGTTGACATGGTGAAACGTTCTGAGAGCGGTGTAATCACCAATCCCTTTTTTTTAACGCCGGATCGGCAAGTGTATGATGCCGAGCACTTGATGGGAAAGTTCCGCATTTCAGGCGTTCCAATCGTAGATGAGGAACAAAAGCTTGTCGGGATTCTCACCAATCGCGATCTGCGTTTTATTGATGATTACGCGATTCAAATCGATGATGTCATGACTAAAACCAATCTCGTTACCGCTCCTGTCGGTACAACGTTGGCAGAAGCGGAAAAAATCTTGCAACAATATAAAATCGAGAAATTGCCGCTCGTCGATAACGACATGGAATTAAAAGGGCTCATTACGATTAAGGATATTGAAAAGGCGATCGAATATCCAAGATCTGCCAAAGATGAACAGGGACGATTGCTTGTGGCAGCTGCTGTCGGTGTTGCCCATGATACGCAGGTCAGAATGAAAGCACTCGTAGAAGCAGGTGTGGATGCCATCGTCATAGATACAGCGCATGGACATTCACGCGGGGTACTCGATCAAGTGGCGCAGATTCGCGAGGCCTATCCGGAAGTGACGTTAATTGTCGGAAACGTGGCTACAGGTGCCGGAACGAGGGATTTAATCCAAGCAGGAGCTGATGTTGTAAAAGTAGGGATCGGCCCAGGCTCCATTTGTACAACCCGAGTGGTCACAGGTATCGGTGTCCCGCAGATCACAGCTGTCTACGAATGTGCCGCGGAGGCCCAAAAGCACGGGGTACCGATTATTGCCGACGGCGGAATCAAATACTCCGGAGATATTGTAAAAGCCTTGGCGGCCGGTGCAAATGCAGTGATGCTCGGAAGCATGCTGGCAGGGGTTTCGGAAAGCCCCGGTGAAACGGAAATTTATCAAGGACGCCAGTTTAAAGTTTATCGGGGTATGGGTTCTATGAGCGCGATGGAAAAAGGGAGCAAGGACCGATACTTTCAAGAAGACAATCAGAAGTTTGTACCGGAAGGCATCGAAGGACGAACCCCTTACAAAGGGCCGCTCGCGGATACGCTCTACCAACTAACGGGCGGTATCCGTTCAGGCATGGGTTATTGCGGTGCTGCCAACTT
- the gyrA gene encoding DNA gyrase subunit A gives MADHESNVHEINISQEMQTSFLDYAMSVIVSRALPDVRDGMKPVHRRILHAMNELGMTPDKAHKKSARIVGDVIGKYHPHGDSAVYETMVRMAQDFSYRYMLVDGHGNFGSVDGDSAAAMRYTEARMSKISNELVRDIRKDTVDYQDNYDGAEKEPVVLPARFPNLLVNGAAGIAVGMATNIPPHQLGEVIDGVLALSRNPELSIDELMEHIPGPDFPTAGLIMGRSGIRKAYHTGRGSITIRANAHINEQRSGKEEIIVTELPFQVNKARLVEKIAELVREKKIDGITDLRDETSRKGMRIVIEIRKDANANVILNNLYKWTALQTTFGVNLLALVNGQPEVLNLKQSLSLYLDHQVEVIRRRTQFDLNKAEARAHILEGLRIALDHIDAIIELIRSSETTDIARQGLIENYDLSHEQAQAILDMRLQRLTGLERDKIENEYEALIERIAELKAILADNEKVLNIIRDELSDIKKRYNDERRTAIHASENVLEDEDLIPQENVVISITHEGYIKRLPLTTYRSQRRGGRGIQGMGTNDGDFVEHLFTTNSHHTILFFSNKGKVYRLKAYEVPELKRTAKGIPVINLLQIEKGEEISTVIPIEKYRDDDYLLFITKKGIAKRTPLSAYANIRRGGLFAVNIREDDELHGVRLTDGASDIILGTKNGIAIRFNEEDVRLMGRTATGVKGISLDLDDEVIGMDMIRPEEDVLLVTNKGFGKRTKEDEFKVQNRGGKGLKACTLTERTGHVIALRVLSDDYDLMVMTEKGIIIRIHVNEISELGRYAQGVMLIRVDENEEVSTVAPVEVEEMEEEIQEEEEEEEEEEEKGEESSPQTDGDDE, from the coding sequence ATGGCAGACCACGAATCTAATGTCCATGAAATAAATATTAGTCAAGAAATGCAGACGTCGTTCCTGGATTATGCCATGAGCGTTATTGTCAGTCGTGCCCTTCCCGATGTGCGCGACGGCATGAAACCTGTGCATCGACGCATCCTTCATGCGATGAACGAACTTGGGATGACCCCGGACAAAGCCCATAAAAAGTCAGCGCGCATCGTCGGGGATGTGATCGGTAAATACCATCCCCATGGCGATAGCGCTGTCTATGAAACAATGGTGCGAATGGCACAAGATTTCAGTTACCGGTACATGCTCGTTGATGGACATGGAAACTTTGGATCCGTCGATGGGGACTCTGCAGCAGCCATGCGGTATACGGAAGCGCGTATGTCCAAAATCTCTAACGAACTCGTTCGGGATATTCGCAAAGACACGGTGGACTACCAAGACAATTATGATGGTGCCGAAAAAGAACCTGTCGTTTTACCGGCGCGTTTCCCGAATTTGCTCGTGAACGGAGCAGCCGGGATCGCGGTTGGGATGGCGACAAACATCCCCCCGCACCAATTGGGAGAAGTCATAGACGGTGTATTGGCATTGAGCCGAAACCCCGAGTTGAGTATTGACGAATTGATGGAGCATATCCCGGGTCCTGATTTTCCAACGGCAGGTTTGATCATGGGCCGAAGCGGGATCCGAAAAGCATACCACACAGGTCGGGGATCCATTACCATACGGGCCAATGCGCATATCAACGAGCAACGAAGCGGCAAAGAAGAAATTATCGTTACGGAGTTACCCTTTCAAGTCAACAAAGCACGGCTTGTAGAAAAAATTGCCGAGCTCGTACGAGAGAAAAAAATCGATGGCATTACGGATTTACGCGATGAAACATCTCGAAAAGGGATGCGTATTGTAATTGAAATTCGTAAAGACGCCAATGCCAACGTTATTTTAAACAACTTGTATAAATGGACGGCTCTGCAAACGACGTTTGGCGTCAATCTGTTGGCACTTGTAAATGGGCAGCCGGAAGTACTCAATCTCAAACAATCGCTAAGCCTTTATCTTGACCATCAGGTCGAAGTGATTCGCAGGCGCACCCAATTTGATTTGAACAAGGCAGAAGCTCGCGCTCACATTTTGGAAGGCTTAAGAATTGCCCTCGATCACATCGATGCGATTATCGAATTGATCCGCTCGTCTGAAACGACAGACATTGCCCGTCAGGGCCTGATCGAGAACTATGACCTAAGCCATGAACAAGCGCAAGCGATCCTTGATATGCGTTTGCAACGCCTCACCGGTCTTGAACGGGATAAGATCGAAAATGAATATGAAGCGTTGATTGAACGCATTGCGGAACTAAAAGCGATTCTGGCCGATAACGAGAAAGTTCTCAATATTATTCGCGATGAACTGAGTGACATTAAAAAACGGTACAATGATGAACGACGTACAGCTATTCACGCTAGCGAAAATGTCTTGGAAGACGAAGATTTAATCCCGCAGGAAAATGTCGTGATCAGCATTACCCATGAAGGGTACATTAAACGTTTGCCGCTTACGACGTATCGGAGCCAGCGCCGTGGTGGTCGGGGCATTCAGGGAATGGGCACAAATGATGGAGATTTTGTCGAACATTTGTTTACGACCAACTCTCATCACACCATCCTTTTCTTTTCCAACAAAGGAAAAGTTTATCGCCTCAAAGCATATGAAGTGCCCGAGTTAAAACGTACGGCAAAAGGGATTCCGGTGATCAACCTCTTACAAATCGAAAAGGGTGAGGAAATCAGTACGGTGATTCCGATTGAAAAATACCGGGATGATGATTATCTGCTGTTTATCACGAAAAAAGGCATTGCCAAACGAACCCCATTATCCGCATATGCTAATATCCGAAGAGGCGGCCTCTTTGCCGTAAACATCCGGGAAGATGATGAATTGCACGGGGTACGCCTTACGGACGGTGCCAGTGATATCATTCTCGGTACGAAAAACGGCATCGCCATTCGGTTTAATGAAGAAGATGTAAGGCTCATGGGCCGGACAGCTACCGGTGTTAAAGGGATTTCCCTTGACCTAGACGACGAGGTCATTGGCATGGATATGATCCGGCCAGAAGAAGATGTGCTACTCGTGACCAATAAAGGCTTCGGAAAAAGGACAAAAGAAGACGAATTCAAAGTTCAAAATCGTGGCGGCAAAGGCCTAAAGGCATGCACACTTACCGAACGAACCGGGCATGTGATCGCACTTAGGGTTCTTTCCGACGATTATGATTTAATGGTGATGACGGAAAAAGGCATTATCATCCGTATCCATGTTAACGAGATCTCTGAACTCGGTCGATATGCCCAAGGCGTCATGCTCATTCGAGTCGATGAAAATGAAGAAGTTTCAACCGTAGCCCCCGTTGAAGTCGAAGAAATGGAAGAAGAAATTCAAGAAGAAGAGGAAGAAGAAGAGGAAGAAGAAGAAAAGGGAGAAGAAAGCTCTCCACAAACAGATGGAGACGATGAATAA